A single genomic interval of Mustela nigripes isolate SB6536 chromosome 7, MUSNIG.SB6536, whole genome shotgun sequence harbors:
- the GPR75 gene encoding probable G-protein coupled receptor 75 isoform X2 — MAMMPQAGPRSGRRAELGSGLRDGGGGRRCGHRAAFRKFRTNFDFMILNLSFCDLFICGVTAPMFTFVLFFSPASSIPDAFCFTFHITSAGFVIMSLKTVAVIALHRLRMVLGKQPDRTASFPCTVLLTLLLWATSFTLATLGTLKTSKSHLCLPMSSLTAGEGKAIVSLYVVDFTFCVAVVSVSYIMIAQTLRKNAQVRKCPPVISVDASRPQPFMGAPGKGGGHPVQCTGPALYRNQNYNKLQHIQTHGYTKSLNHMPTPAASRLQLVSAVNLSTAKDSKAVVTCVIIVLSVLVCCLPLGISLVQVVLSSNGSFVLYQFELFGFTLIFFKSGLNPFIYSRNSAGLRRKVLWCLQYIGLGFFCCKQKTRLRAMGKGNLEVNRNKSSHHETNSAYMLSPKPQKKFVDQACGPSHSKESVVSPKISAGHQHYGQSSSTPINTRIEPYYSIYNSSPSQEESVPQNLQPVNSFGFANSYIAMHYHTTNDLMQEYESTSAKQIPVPSV, encoded by the exons atGGCGATGATGCCTCAAGCCGGGCCTCGTTCCGGGCGGCGGGCGGAGCTGGGGTCCGGGCTGCGAGATGGAGGAGGGGGGCGGCGCTGCGGCCACCGGGCAG CCTTTAGGAAGTTCAGAACCAACTTTGATTTCATGATCCTGAACCTGTCCTTCTGTGACCTCTTCATTTGTGGAGTGACCGCCCCCATGTTCACCTTCGTGCTCTTCTTCAGCCCTGCCAGCAGCATCCCGGACGCTTTCTGCTTCACCTTCCACATCACCAGCGCCGGCTTCGTCATCATGTCCCTCAAGACCGTGGCGGTGATCGCCCTGCACCGGCTCCGCATGGTGCTGGGGAAGCAGCCCGACCGCACGGCCTCCTTTCCCTGCACCGTGCTTCTCACTCTGCTTCTCTGGGCCACCAGTTTCACTCTGGCCACCCTGGGCACCCTGAAAACCAGCAAGTCCCATCTCTGCCTTCCCATGTCCAGTCTGACGGCGGGAGAAGGGAAAGCCATTGTGTCTCTGTACGTGGTGGACTTCACCTTCTGTGTGGCGGTGGTGTCGGTCTCCTACATCATGATTGCGCAGACGCTGCGGAAGAACGCCCAAGTCAGGAAGTGCCCCCCGGTCATCTCAGTGGATGCTTCCAGACCGCAGCCCTTCATGGGGGcccctgggaagggagggggccaTCCCGTGCAGTGTACCGGGCCCGCTCTCTACCGGAACCAGAATTACAACAAGCTGCAGCACATCCAGACCCACGGGTACACCAAGAGCCTGAACCACATGCCCACCCCGGCAGCCAGCCGGCTCCAGCTCGTGTCGGCTGTCAATCTGTCCACGGCCAAGGACTCCAAGGCGGTGGTCACCTGCGTGATTATTGTCCTGTCCGTCCTGGTGTGCTGTCTTCCCCTGGGGATCTCCTTGGTGCAGGTGGTCCTGTCCAGCAACGGGAGCTTCGTCCTCTACCAGTTTGAACTGTTTGGATTTACCCTCATATTTTTCAAGTCAGGGTTAAACCCTTTTATATATTCTCGGAACAGCGCGGGGCTGAGAAGGAAAGTGCTCTGGTGCCTCCAGTACATCGGCCTGGGTTTCTTCTGCTGCAAACAGAAGACTCGACTTCGAGCCATGGGAAAAGGGAACCTGGAGGTCAACAGAAACAAGTCCTCCCATCATGAAACCAACTCCGCCTACATGTTGTCTCCAAAGCCCCAGAAGAAATTTGTGGACCAGGCTTGTGGCCCAAGTCACTCAAAGGAAAGTGTGGTCAGTCCCAAGATCTCCGCTGGGCATCAGCACTACGGTCAGAGCAGCTCAACCCCCATCAACACCCGGATCGAACCCTACTACAGCATTTATAACAGCAGCCCCTCCCAGGAAGAGAGCGTCCCGCAGAATTTACAGCCAGTAAACTCTTTCGGATTTGCCAATTCCTATATTGCCATGCATTATCACACCACTAATGATTTAATGCAAGAATACGAGAGCACGTCGGCCAAGCAGATCCCAGTGCCCTCCGTTTAG
- the GPR75 gene encoding probable G-protein coupled receptor 75 isoform X1 produces MNSMEPLEVGPNGTWLQGPRSQGGNSTAVPGDLQHLIHTATLVTCTFLLAVIFFLGSYGNFIVFLSFFDPAFRKFRTNFDFMILNLSFCDLFICGVTAPMFTFVLFFSPASSIPDAFCFTFHITSAGFVIMSLKTVAVIALHRLRMVLGKQPDRTASFPCTVLLTLLLWATSFTLATLGTLKTSKSHLCLPMSSLTAGEGKAIVSLYVVDFTFCVAVVSVSYIMIAQTLRKNAQVRKCPPVISVDASRPQPFMGAPGKGGGHPVQCTGPALYRNQNYNKLQHIQTHGYTKSLNHMPTPAASRLQLVSAVNLSTAKDSKAVVTCVIIVLSVLVCCLPLGISLVQVVLSSNGSFVLYQFELFGFTLIFFKSGLNPFIYSRNSAGLRRKVLWCLQYIGLGFFCCKQKTRLRAMGKGNLEVNRNKSSHHETNSAYMLSPKPQKKFVDQACGPSHSKESVVSPKISAGHQHYGQSSSTPINTRIEPYYSIYNSSPSQEESVPQNLQPVNSFGFANSYIAMHYHTTNDLMQEYESTSAKQIPVPSV; encoded by the coding sequence ATGAACTCCATGGAGCCCCTGGAGGTTGGTCCCAACGGGACTTGGCTGCAAGGGCCTCGCTCCCAGGGAGGAAACAGCACTGCCGTCCCGGGGGACCTCCAGCACCTCATCCACACGGCCACTTTGGTCACCTGTACTTTTCTACTGGCGGTCATCTTCTTCCTAGGCTCTTATGGCAACTTCATTGTCTTCTTGTCCTTCTTTGATCCAGCCTTTAGGAAGTTCAGAACCAACTTTGATTTCATGATCCTGAACCTGTCCTTCTGTGACCTCTTCATTTGTGGAGTGACCGCCCCCATGTTCACCTTCGTGCTCTTCTTCAGCCCTGCCAGCAGCATCCCGGACGCTTTCTGCTTCACCTTCCACATCACCAGCGCCGGCTTCGTCATCATGTCCCTCAAGACCGTGGCGGTGATCGCCCTGCACCGGCTCCGCATGGTGCTGGGGAAGCAGCCCGACCGCACGGCCTCCTTTCCCTGCACCGTGCTTCTCACTCTGCTTCTCTGGGCCACCAGTTTCACTCTGGCCACCCTGGGCACCCTGAAAACCAGCAAGTCCCATCTCTGCCTTCCCATGTCCAGTCTGACGGCGGGAGAAGGGAAAGCCATTGTGTCTCTGTACGTGGTGGACTTCACCTTCTGTGTGGCGGTGGTGTCGGTCTCCTACATCATGATTGCGCAGACGCTGCGGAAGAACGCCCAAGTCAGGAAGTGCCCCCCGGTCATCTCAGTGGATGCTTCCAGACCGCAGCCCTTCATGGGGGcccctgggaagggagggggccaTCCCGTGCAGTGTACCGGGCCCGCTCTCTACCGGAACCAGAATTACAACAAGCTGCAGCACATCCAGACCCACGGGTACACCAAGAGCCTGAACCACATGCCCACCCCGGCAGCCAGCCGGCTCCAGCTCGTGTCGGCTGTCAATCTGTCCACGGCCAAGGACTCCAAGGCGGTGGTCACCTGCGTGATTATTGTCCTGTCCGTCCTGGTGTGCTGTCTTCCCCTGGGGATCTCCTTGGTGCAGGTGGTCCTGTCCAGCAACGGGAGCTTCGTCCTCTACCAGTTTGAACTGTTTGGATTTACCCTCATATTTTTCAAGTCAGGGTTAAACCCTTTTATATATTCTCGGAACAGCGCGGGGCTGAGAAGGAAAGTGCTCTGGTGCCTCCAGTACATCGGCCTGGGTTTCTTCTGCTGCAAACAGAAGACTCGACTTCGAGCCATGGGAAAAGGGAACCTGGAGGTCAACAGAAACAAGTCCTCCCATCATGAAACCAACTCCGCCTACATGTTGTCTCCAAAGCCCCAGAAGAAATTTGTGGACCAGGCTTGTGGCCCAAGTCACTCAAAGGAAAGTGTGGTCAGTCCCAAGATCTCCGCTGGGCATCAGCACTACGGTCAGAGCAGCTCAACCCCCATCAACACCCGGATCGAACCCTACTACAGCATTTATAACAGCAGCCCCTCCCAGGAAGAGAGCGTCCCGCAGAATTTACAGCCAGTAAACTCTTTCGGATTTGCCAATTCCTATATTGCCATGCATTATCACACCACTAATGATTTAATGCAAGAATACGAGAGCACGTCGGCCAAGCAGATCCCAGTGCCCTCCGTTTAG